GGAAGGCCTGCTCCACGTACCGGCGCTTGACGACCGTGCCGGTGTCCTCGCGGTAGAAGAACGCCGGCGCGATGTTGTCCTTGAGGTGGGAGCGGACGAACTCCTCCCGGGAGTCCTGCCGCCCCAGGCAGGTCACGAGGTCCACCTGGTCGCAGAAGCCGGCCACGTGGTTGGCGCAGGCGAGGATGCCCCCCGCGAACTGCTCGTCCCGCAGGAAGCGCGTGGTGACGAGCAGCTCCTTGGGGGACTTCCCCAGCGACTGCACGTAGTGGTACTCGTCGATGATGGTGTCGCCGATGACGAGGACGCGCAGGCCCCTCAGCTCCCGGAGCAGCCCGATGATCTCGTCGGCGGAGTGGCGCCGGCGGAAGTCGCGAAGGAAGGACTGGGACTCCTCGGGGTACACGTCGAAGTGGACGTTGAGGAGCCCCGAGCTGCTGAAGGTGATCTCGGTCGTGAAGTGGATGCGGCCCCCCAGCTCCTCCACGGCCCGTCGCTCCTCGACGATCTGGCCCGTGAGGTCGTCGCCCGCGTCGGCGTAGTCGCTGCCCTTGACGTAGACGGCCGGCTCGAGCCGCCGGATCGCCTCGATCGCCGTGGGCCACTCGTTGACCGCCACGTAGTCCACGCTCTCGAGCGCCGCGATGGACTCGGCCCGCAGCCGCTGGTTGAACACCGGACGGCCCGGGCCCTTGTTGACGAAGCGGTCCGGCGTCACGGTGACCACCAGCACGTCGCCCTCCGCGCGGGCGGCCTCGAAGTGGCGGATGTGCCCCGGGTGGAGCAGGTCGAAGACCCCGTGGCACTGCACCACCCGCCTGCCCCGGGCGCGGAGGGCCCGGAGCGTCAGCGCCAGGTCGTCCAGGCTCTTGACCTTCCGCTCCGGCGTCGGCGTCATCGGGGCGGCGTCACGCCTGTCCGAGATACCGGAACCAGTCGCGGGTGGCCACCTCGATGCTCTCGGGCGTCCACAGGGGCGCCGCGCGCCAGTCGTCGATCCGCTCCAGCAGGACCCGGACGCCCTCCTCGATGGAGACCTTCGGCCGCCAGCCGAGCCGCTGGCAGATCTTGCCGATGTGGGCGTGGGTCCGGTCCGGCTCCCCTGGCCGTCTGGGCACGTGGACCGCCTCCCCCTGCAGGAGCTCCACCACGCGGTTCACCGTCACGGGGCTCCCGGTGCCCACGTTGAACACCTCGCCTGCCGCCTCCGACTCGGCCGCCGTGACGAAGGCGTCGGCCACGTCGCTCACGAAGGTGAAGTCGCGGGCCTGCGTGCCGTCGCCCACGACCGTGAACGGGCGCCCCCGGAGCTTCTGGGCGAGGAACACGCCGAACACGGCGCCGTAGGTCCCCGAGGTCCGGGCGCGCGGACCGTACACGTTGAAGAGGCGCAAGCTCACCACCGGAAGCCCGTAGACCCGGCCCCAGTGCAGCACGCACTGCTCCCCCAGGAGCTTGGTGAGGGCGTAGGGATACTGCGGGCGCAGGGGCGCGTCCTCGGGCGTGGGGAAGCGGTCGGGGATGCCGTAGCACGAGGAAGAGGCCGCGTAGCAGAAGCGCCGCACCCCGGACCGCCGCGCCGCCTCCAGGACGGCCACCGTCCCGTCCACGTTGGCGCGGTGGTAGTCGAGCGGCCGCTCGATGGACGGTACGATGTCGGCGAGCGCTGCCAGGTGGAAGACCCAGTCGGCTCCCTCGAAGAGGGCGCCCAGCGGCTCCGGCTCGGCCACGTCCACCCGCTCGAGCCTCACGTGCGCGTCCCCGGCCCTGTGCGCCAGGTTCTCGGCGCGTCCCGTGGCGAGGTTGTCGAGCACCAGGACCGAGTGCCCGTCGGTCGCGAGCCGGTCCACGAGGTGACTGCCGATGAACCCGGCGCCGCCCGTCACGATTGCCCGCATGCGGGAATCTTACCCCAACGGCCGGGCCCCGCAATCAAATCATGGCGAGCGGAGCGCGCGCGCTGGCGTCGCCCGGCCCGCCGGCGGCGCGCCGCCCGCGACCGAAGGGACGGGCCGGCCCACCCGGCGATACACCTCGTAGGAGTAATAGGGGTACTCCCCGACGCGGTCGACCTTCTCGAAGCGCTCCGCGAGGAGCGCCCCCATCCGCGCCACCTTCGGCCGGTTGACCTCGGGGTGCTTGTGGAAGCCTTCGGCGAACTCGTTGAAGCCTTCCGGGGAGATGACGGCGTAGTCGGCCTCGACGCCGAGCCACCGCTCCAGCTGCGGCATGCCGTAGTAGCCGCTGCGCATCGTCGCCCAGTTGTCGTCGTCCCTCACCGCCAGCGTATCGTAGTTGGCGATCTGCTGGAGGTGGGTGGGGGGCAGGCCGGACAGATAGAAGACGTCGACCTGGCCGAAGAAGAAGACCCGGGCCTCCCGGGGCACCAGGCGAGCCAGGTGCTCGCCCGCGAGGCGGGCCCGGCGCATCGGATCGGCCGCGCGCCAGACCCCCAGCGGAAGGAGCGGGTTGCGGTTGTAGTAGATCGGCAACACCAGCACGGCGGCCAGGGCGGCGGCGAGGACCATCCGGGCGCGCGGCGTGAACCCGGGATCCACAGCCAGGCGGCTCGCCAGGTAGCCGAGGACGAGCGTGAGCAGGGGCGCCAGCGAGGCGATATACAGCCCGATCCACTTGAAGTTGATCCGGAAGAACACGAACAGGCAGGCCAGCACATAGAGGAACAGCATCGCGAGCAGGGACACCCGCCGGTCGATGAGATAGACGCCGCGCCAGCCCGCGCGGCGGCCGCGCCACAGGGCGAGGCAGAGGATCCCGGCCACGGCGAGGACGAGGAACTCGTAGCGGCGCGCGAGATGCACCAGGGCCTGCAGCTGGAACCCGACGCCCTGGTAGGGCCGCGCGTCGAGCACGGCGAAGGGGACGTACCCCAGCGGGCGGACGAGCTGGCCCACGAAGGGCATCGAGGCCAGGAGCTTCAGACGCCGGAGGTCCCACAGGAAGAAGGCGAGCGGCGGCAGGATCATGACGGCCCCGACGAGGAGCCGTTCGCCCCGGCTCCGGGCGCGCCGCACGGCGCAGACGAGCACCACCGGGAGCAGCAGCCACATGTGAGTCCGCAGGAAGAAGAGGGAGCCCAGGACTGCCGCGCCGGCCACGTTGCGCAGGGGCGTCTCCGCCCCGAGCCACACGAGCAGGCCGGCGACCATGGTCATCGCCGTCAACGCATGGTAGTGGGCGGTCGCGTAGTAGCCCACGATCGCGCCCTGGGCGGCGAGGAAGGCCGCCGCGAGGAGCCCACACAGGTCGCCACCGAGCCGCCGCCCCAGCATCGCCGTCAGGAGAACGAGCGCCACGCCGAAGACGACGCTCGTCATGCGGGCCACGAGCAGATCTCGGCCCCACCAGGCCTGGGTG
This sequence is a window from Candidatus Rokuibacteriota bacterium. Protein-coding genes within it:
- a CDS encoding adenylyltransferase/cytidyltransferase family protein; protein product: MTPTPERKVKSLDDLALTLRALRARGRRVVQCHGVFDLLHPGHIRHFEAARAEGDVLVVTVTPDRFVNKGPGRPVFNQRLRAESIAALESVDYVAVNEWPTAIEAIRRLEPAVYVKGSDYADAGDDLTGQIVEERRAVEELGGRIHFTTEITFSSSGLLNVHFDVYPEESQSFLRDFRRRHSADEIIGLLRELRGLRVLVIGDTIIDEYHYVQSLGKSPKELLVTTRFLRDEQFAGGILACANHVAGFCDQVDLVTCLGRQDSREEFVRSHLKDNIAPAFFYREDTGTVVKRRYVEQAFLSKMFEVSFLDDTDLPEAVSRQVERHLAGTLSGYDLVLVADYGHGFLGRDLIGRLAAEARYLAVNAQTNSANTGFNLVTKYPRADYVCIDEPEVRLAAHDRRTDLEEIMRDLSKDLACRRIAITRGHNGCIAYAEHEGFHHVPVLSREIVDRVGAGDAYLSVTAPCAAAGYPAEVIGFIGNAVGALAVRIIGNRTPVEPVPLFKFVTALLQ
- a CDS encoding SDR family oxidoreductase, giving the protein MRAIVTGGAGFIGSHLVDRLATDGHSVLVLDNLATGRAENLAHRAGDAHVRLERVDVAEPEPLGALFEGADWVFHLAALADIVPSIERPLDYHRANVDGTVAVLEAARRSGVRRFCYAASSSCYGIPDRFPTPEDAPLRPQYPYALTKLLGEQCVLHWGRVYGLPVVSLRLFNVYGPRARTSGTYGAVFGVFLAQKLRGRPFTVVGDGTQARDFTFVSDVADAFVTAAESEAAGEVFNVGTGSPVTVNRVVELLQGEAVHVPRRPGEPDRTHAHIGKICQRLGWRPKVSIEEGVRVLLERIDDWRAAPLWTPESIEVATRDWFRYLGQA